The following are from one region of the Coriobacteriia bacterium genome:
- a CDS encoding 2,3-diphosphoglycerate synthetase — MPRAIALIDGEHYPPVVRFALGELGRTHEVLAAVFIGGTEKVDAAASEEAYGVPVVVGPDRQAALAEAVERYAPEVVVDLSDEPVLSAADRMALAGVALGLGVGYRGADFSFDPPHRDLRTATPSLAIIGTGKRVGKTAVSAHVARYLKAAGRDIVVLAMGRGGPAAPELIRGDLVALTTDDLLALARQGVHASSDNYEDAVMSRVTTVGCRRCGGGLAGETFFSNVAEGALLADSLGKDLMVLEGSGAAIPPVHADATLLVVGAGQGVPYVRDYFGPFRLRLADAVVVAGAEEPIADPAALAELVAAIRTVREDVPVVLVTFRPRPLADVSGARVFFATTAPASLMPVLTSHLESVYGCEVVGASPHLSDRARLREDMAARSGRYDLLLTELKAAAIDVVAAAGAEAGVPTVLCDNEPVSTDGGDLAAVIDHVVGLSAMRHEARS; from the coding sequence ATGCCGCGTGCGATCGCGCTCATCGACGGCGAGCACTACCCGCCGGTCGTGCGCTTCGCGCTCGGCGAACTGGGCCGAACGCACGAGGTCCTCGCGGCGGTCTTCATCGGGGGCACCGAGAAGGTCGACGCCGCCGCGAGCGAGGAGGCCTATGGCGTCCCCGTGGTCGTCGGGCCCGATCGACAGGCGGCCCTTGCCGAGGCGGTGGAGCGCTATGCCCCCGAGGTCGTGGTCGACCTCTCGGACGAGCCGGTGCTCTCGGCAGCCGACCGCATGGCGCTCGCCGGCGTTGCACTCGGACTCGGCGTGGGGTACCGCGGTGCCGACTTCAGCTTCGATCCCCCGCACCGCGATCTCCGGACTGCCACGCCGAGCCTGGCGATCATCGGCACGGGTAAGCGGGTGGGCAAGACCGCAGTCTCGGCCCATGTGGCCCGGTACCTGAAGGCGGCCGGTCGCGACATCGTCGTGCTCGCGATGGGCAGGGGCGGTCCGGCTGCACCCGAACTCATTCGGGGCGACTTGGTGGCGCTCACCACCGACGACCTCCTCGCGCTTGCGCGACAAGGCGTGCACGCCTCCTCGGACAACTACGAGGACGCGGTCATGAGCCGCGTGACCACGGTGGGCTGTCGTCGCTGCGGCGGCGGATTGGCGGGGGAGACGTTCTTCAGCAACGTAGCCGAAGGCGCGCTGCTCGCCGACTCGCTCGGCAAAGACCTGATGGTGCTCGAGGGTTCGGGCGCGGCGATCCCGCCGGTGCACGCCGACGCTACGCTGCTCGTGGTGGGCGCGGGGCAGGGCGTGCCGTACGTGCGCGACTACTTCGGGCCGTTCCGGCTCCGGCTCGCCGATGCCGTGGTGGTGGCCGGCGCCGAGGAGCCCATCGCCGACCCGGCGGCGCTCGCGGAACTCGTGGCGGCCATACGCACGGTGCGCGAGGACGTGCCTGTGGTGCTCGTGACCTTCCGGCCACGCCCGCTCGCCGACGTGTCGGGCGCGCGCGTGTTCTTCGCGACGACCGCGCCGGCGTCGCTCATGCCGGTCCTCACGTCGCACCTCGAATCGGTCTACGGCTGCGAGGTCGTGGGCGCCAGCCCGCATCTTTCGGACCGGGCTCGCCTGCGCGAGGACATGGCCGCCCGGTCGGGCCGTTACGACCTGCTGCTCACCGAGCTCAAGGCCGCGGCGATCGACGTCGTCGCGGCCGCGGGGGCGGAGGCGGGAGTCCCGACGGTCTTGTGCGACAACGAGCCCGTATCGACCGACGGCGGCGATCTTGCCGCCGTGATCGACCATGTCGTGGGCCTCTCGGCCATGCGACACGAAGCCAGGAGCTGA
- a CDS encoding metallophosphoesterase translates to MSDERPVIIAQISDMHCGSQYHIPSLATRVVDEINELAPDALVVTGDLTDMGFRQEFKVAHRLISRMRVEHVMVLPGNHDARNVGDLHFEELFGPRSTEMAFRGVHVLGLDSSEPDLDSGRIGRQRYEWIQERFSDPAEFKIVALHHHLLPVPGTGRERNIVYDAGDLLRVLNGSGCDVVMCGHKHVPNVWRLEEMVIVNAGTACSHRLRGMTRASYNVIEIYPDRVRIVLKHPFHDPEVVADFERDLRRECTWRPHADGRQGECD, encoded by the coding sequence ATGAGTGACGAGCGCCCGGTCATCATCGCGCAGATCTCGGACATGCACTGCGGGTCCCAGTACCACATCCCGAGTCTCGCCACGCGCGTGGTAGACGAGATCAACGAGCTCGCCCCGGATGCGCTCGTGGTCACCGGGGACCTCACGGACATGGGCTTTCGGCAGGAGTTCAAAGTCGCGCACCGGTTGATCTCACGCATGCGAGTCGAGCACGTGATGGTGCTTCCCGGCAACCACGACGCACGCAACGTCGGCGACCTCCACTTCGAGGAGCTGTTCGGCCCGCGATCCACCGAGATGGCGTTCCGGGGCGTTCACGTGCTCGGCCTGGACTCCTCCGAGCCGGATCTCGATTCCGGGCGCATCGGCCGTCAGCGCTACGAGTGGATTCAGGAGCGCTTCTCGGACCCCGCCGAGTTCAAGATCGTGGCGCTGCACCACCACCTGCTGCCCGTTCCGGGCACCGGCCGCGAGCGCAACATCGTCTACGACGCCGGAGACCTGCTGCGCGTGCTGAACGGCAGCGGCTGCGACGTGGTCATGTGCGGCCACAAGCACGTGCCCAACGTGTGGCGGCTCGAGGAGATGGTGATCGTGAACGCCGGCACGGCATGCTCGCACCGTCTCAGGGGCATGACGCGCGCCAGCTACAACGTCATCGAGATCTACCCGGACCGCGTCCGCATAGTGCTGAAGCATCCGTTCCACGATCCCGAGGTGGTTGCCGACTTCGAGCGAGACCTGCGCCGGGAGTGTACCTGGCGTCCGCATGCCGATGGCCGCCAGGGGGAGTGCGACTGA
- the lysA gene encoding diaminopimelate decarboxylase, whose protein sequence is MARPSTPRPPAAPDQLTAADLMPILPTTAEVKDGHLWIGGVDMVELAREAGTALYVMDEATIRQQLADYVTWTRYHWKDVDVVYAGKAFLTLGMVKIVEEEQCCLLCASGGELAYALRAGFPMERVQMHGNNKTPAELAECLDAGIGRIVVDNFEEMERLSALAAGRGATQRVLIRVTPGVAADTHDFIMTGAEDSKFGFGLNQGLAMEAVKRAIALPGIEFEGLHMHIGSQIFALHSYAKAIEVMVGFMQQIKAETGHDVRMLDVGGGLGVAYGVPDEPSTVKEFGKIVVDGIKEECERHGLPVPRMAVEPGRSIVANAGVTLYTIGSIKEIPGIRTYVAIDGGMSDNIRTSLYDAHYEAIIANKADQPREMVATIAGKHCESGDIVVKDAPLQMPEVGDVVCVCATGAYCFSMSSNYNKQVRPGVVFVRDGEWRWSLRRETYEDLMKSDLG, encoded by the coding sequence ATGGCCCGACCGTCGACCCCGCGCCCGCCTGCGGCCCCCGATCAGCTGACCGCGGCCGATCTCATGCCGATCCTGCCGACAACCGCCGAGGTCAAAGACGGCCACCTGTGGATCGGCGGCGTGGACATGGTTGAGCTGGCACGTGAGGCGGGCACTGCGCTCTACGTGATGGACGAAGCGACCATCCGCCAGCAGCTCGCCGACTACGTCACCTGGACGCGCTACCACTGGAAGGACGTCGACGTCGTCTACGCCGGCAAGGCCTTCCTGACCCTCGGCATGGTGAAGATCGTCGAGGAGGAGCAGTGCTGCCTGCTCTGCGCCTCCGGCGGCGAGCTCGCCTATGCGCTGCGCGCCGGCTTCCCGATGGAGCGTGTGCAGATGCACGGCAACAACAAGACGCCGGCCGAACTGGCCGAGTGCCTCGATGCGGGCATCGGGCGCATCGTGGTGGACAACTTCGAGGAGATGGAGCGTCTATCGGCGCTTGCGGCCGGGCGAGGCGCCACGCAGCGGGTGCTCATCCGTGTGACGCCGGGTGTGGCCGCCGACACGCACGACTTCATCATGACCGGCGCCGAGGACTCCAAGTTCGGCTTCGGTCTCAACCAGGGTCTTGCGATGGAGGCCGTCAAGCGCGCCATCGCGCTTCCCGGTATCGAGTTCGAGGGCCTGCACATGCACATAGGCAGCCAGATCTTCGCGCTGCACAGCTACGCGAAGGCGATCGAGGTCATGGTCGGCTTCATGCAGCAGATCAAGGCCGAGACCGGGCACGACGTCCGCATGCTGGACGTGGGCGGCGGCCTCGGCGTGGCCTACGGCGTGCCGGACGAGCCTTCGACCGTGAAGGAGTTCGGTAAGATCGTGGTCGACGGCATCAAAGAAGAATGCGAGCGCCACGGTCTGCCCGTGCCGCGGATGGCAGTCGAACCCGGCCGCTCGATCGTCGCGAACGCCGGTGTGACGCTCTACACCATCGGCTCGATCAAGGAGATCCCGGGGATCCGCACGTACGTGGCGATCGACGGCGGGATGTCGGACAATATCCGCACCTCGCTTTACGACGCGCACTACGAGGCGATCATCGCGAACAAGGCCGACCAGCCTCGCGAGATGGTCGCCACCATCGCCGGCAAGCACTGCGAGAGCGGCGACATCGTCGTCAAGGATGCGCCGCTGCAGATGCCTGAGGTGGGCGACGTCGTGTGTGTGTGCGCCACCGGCGCCTACTGCTTCTCGATGAGCAGCAACTACAACAAGCAGGTACGCCCCGGCGTGGTGTTCGTGCGCGACGGCGAGTGGCGCTGGTCGCTTCGCCGGGAGACATACGAAGACCTCATGAAGAGCGATCTCGGATAG
- the thrB gene encoding homoserine kinase, translating to MSVSVTVPASSANLGPGYDAFGLALGLYNEFEGELAATWRVEVRGEGAGRLHADESNEVVRAMKRVFAEVEQPDLAADIVCHNGIPVGRGLGSSAAAIVGGLVLGDALAGTHLGKRRLLEIAAEAEGHADNVAAALYGGFTVVSGAVPHLTCAHVDPAGGLAALIVIGEQELSTSLAREALPASVPHADAAANAGRAALVALGLATGTREFLETGLHDAIHERYREELVPDLDAIRSLLEAVGAGPAVLSGAGPTVIALVQELSDARALERARVLAEVARTALDGIGRGRVLPLPIDRVGARQSA from the coding sequence GTGTCCGTTAGCGTCACAGTGCCAGCGTCATCGGCCAACCTCGGGCCGGGATACGACGCGTTCGGGCTGGCGCTTGGGCTCTACAACGAGTTCGAGGGTGAACTCGCCGCCACCTGGCGTGTCGAGGTCCGCGGCGAGGGAGCAGGGCGACTCCACGCCGACGAGAGCAACGAGGTCGTTCGGGCGATGAAGCGCGTGTTCGCCGAGGTGGAGCAGCCTGACCTTGCGGCTGACATCGTCTGTCACAACGGGATTCCCGTGGGCCGTGGGCTTGGGTCTTCGGCCGCGGCAATCGTCGGGGGGCTGGTCCTCGGCGACGCGCTGGCGGGCACACACCTCGGGAAGCGCCGCCTGCTTGAGATCGCGGCCGAGGCTGAAGGACACGCCGACAACGTGGCCGCTGCGCTCTACGGGGGCTTCACGGTCGTCTCGGGCGCGGTGCCGCATCTCACCTGCGCGCACGTGGATCCGGCGGGTGGCCTGGCCGCGCTGATCGTGATCGGCGAGCAGGAGCTTTCTACCTCGCTCGCGCGCGAGGCGTTGCCGGCGAGCGTGCCGCACGCCGATGCGGCTGCCAACGCGGGCCGCGCCGCGCTTGTCGCCCTCGGACTGGCGACGGGCACGCGCGAGTTCCTAGAGACCGGTCTGCACGACGCCATCCATGAGCGTTACCGGGAGGAACTGGTTCCGGATCTCGACGCCATCCGCAGCCTGCTTGAGGCGGTCGGTGCGGGACCCGCCGTGCTCTCCGGCGCGGGACCGACCGTGATCGCCCTCGTGCAGGAGCTGAGCGACGCCAGGGCGCTCGAACGCGCGCGGGTGCTTGCGGAGGTCGCCCGTACGGCGCTCGACGGCATCGGCAGAGGCCGGGTGCTGCCGCTGCCTATCGATCGCGTTGGCGCGCGACAGTCTGCGTAG
- a CDS encoding YbaN family protein, translating to MGDGMRRVVKYICLVTGALALALGVVGIFLPMWPTTPFLLLAAACFIRSSDRLYAWLLEHEHLGPYIRDYHSGRGIPLRAKRITLATMWITSQASWMIIMAHRGVRAWTVGYAVLLFVVAVGVHYYIGFRIPTRSGEPDAPSAEGDGDPEDASA from the coding sequence ATGGGTGATGGCATGAGACGAGTGGTGAAGTACATCTGCCTGGTCACGGGCGCTCTCGCGCTGGCCCTCGGCGTTGTCGGCATCTTCCTGCCGATGTGGCCGACGACGCCCTTCCTGCTGCTCGCGGCGGCGTGCTTCATCCGGAGCTCCGACCGGCTGTACGCCTGGCTGCTCGAACACGAGCACCTCGGGCCGTATATCCGGGACTACCACTCGGGCAGGGGCATCCCGCTCCGCGCCAAGCGCATCACGCTGGCTACGATGTGGATCACGTCGCAGGCGTCGTGGATGATCATCATGGCGCACCGGGGTGTACGGGCGTGGACCGTGGGGTATGCCGTTCTCCTGTTCGTAGTGGCGGTCGGCGTGCACTACTACATCGGGTTCCGAATCCCCACGCGGTCAGGGGAGCCAGACGCCCCGTCCGCCGAGGGAGACGGCGACCCGGAGGATGCAAGCGCATAG
- a CDS encoding homoserine dehydrogenase, with translation MRTVNVGLIGLGTVGSGVVEILNRHGEQFRTRAGVDLALARCADRDPARAEALGLAPGAFTTDAADIIGDPSIDIVIELIGGTGVARSIVLDALAAGKTVVTANKALMATHGQEIMDAAAATGADILFEAAVGGGIPIIGPLKHSLVSNEIQAVYGIVNGTTNYMLSRMADEGLDYDTVLVEAQERGFAEADPTADVDGLDAAAKIAILASIAFNSRVTFADVPAEGIRSITPGDIDYARETGYVIKLMAIGKRTAEGLDIRVQPTMIRADHPLAKVNGVYNAIYVVGDAVGETMFFGEGAGSLPAASAVVGDVIEAARYIEGECRSLVGCTCTESIPVRDIADLTTSYYLRIHVRDEPGVLAAIAGIFGDHGVSLASVIQKRAEDGGAEIVWITHEAAERDMRLALAAIEQLDVVDAVGSILRVEEL, from the coding sequence ATGCGCACTGTGAACGTCGGACTCATCGGCCTCGGCACCGTCGGCAGCGGCGTCGTGGAGATCCTGAACCGCCATGGCGAGCAGTTCCGCACACGCGCCGGCGTCGACCTCGCGCTCGCACGCTGTGCCGACCGCGATCCCGCGCGCGCCGAGGCTCTCGGCCTCGCGCCCGGGGCGTTCACCACGGATGCGGCCGACATCATCGGCGACCCGTCTATCGACATCGTCATCGAGCTCATCGGCGGCACCGGCGTCGCGCGGAGCATCGTGCTCGACGCGCTGGCGGCCGGCAAGACCGTCGTGACCGCCAATAAGGCGCTCATGGCCACGCACGGCCAGGAGATCATGGATGCGGCCGCAGCCACCGGCGCGGACATCCTGTTCGAGGCTGCGGTGGGTGGCGGCATCCCGATCATCGGCCCACTCAAGCACAGCCTGGTCAGCAACGAGATCCAGGCGGTCTACGGCATCGTGAACGGCACCACCAACTACATGCTCTCGAGGATGGCCGACGAGGGACTCGACTACGACACGGTGCTTGTCGAGGCGCAGGAGCGCGGCTTCGCCGAGGCGGATCCGACAGCAGACGTGGACGGCCTCGACGCCGCGGCGAAGATCGCCATCCTTGCGTCGATCGCCTTCAACTCGCGCGTCACGTTTGCCGACGTGCCCGCCGAGGGCATCCGGTCGATCACACCCGGCGACATCGACTACGCACGCGAGACAGGCTACGTGATCAAGCTCATGGCGATCGGCAAGCGCACGGCCGAAGGCCTCGACATCCGCGTGCAGCCCACGATGATCCGCGCGGACCATCCACTGGCGAAGGTGAACGGCGTCTACAACGCCATCTACGTCGTGGGCGACGCGGTGGGCGAGACGATGTTCTTCGGCGAGGGCGCCGGCTCTCTTCCGGCCGCCTCGGCTGTGGTGGGCGACGTCATCGAAGCGGCGCGTTACATCGAGGGCGAGTGCCGGTCCCTGGTCGGCTGCACCTGCACCGAGAGCATCCCGGTCCGCGACATCGCCGACCTCACCACCTCGTACTACCTGCGCATTCACGTCCGCGACGAGCCGGGCGTGCTCGCTGCCATCGCGGGCATCTTCGGCGATCACGGTGTGTCGCTTGCCTCGGTCATCCAGAAGCGTGCCGAAGACGGTGGCGCCGAGATCGTGTGGATCACCCATGAGGCCGCCGAACGCGACATGCGCTTGGCGCTCGCAGCGATCGAGCAGCTCGACGTGGTCGACGCTGTTGGCTCCATTCTGCGTGTGGAGGAGCTGTAG